One window from the genome of Nyctibius grandis isolate bNycGra1 chromosome 22, bNycGra1.pri, whole genome shotgun sequence encodes:
- the LOC137672728 gene encoding protocadherin gamma-A5-like codes for MMTAEMGWRKAEAGDPGWAGSGVPAATVPAPRAVRGQAGRAALGSGRCLQCREEAAGAAVDRGGARGRPERCRQPRPLRPGSLARWLLARRAGGVRASPRCGAVLQRGAGAGGSGRERRPEAGAGAGSLVGGGGAAAMCAAGRRWGRRERAVLWCVLGAAWGAAWGQLRYSVAEEMPKGSFVGDVAKDLRLDLPGLGDRGIRVVSEGRTQYFALHEKTGHLVTAERIDRERLCRLMEKCVLRCELIVEGEMQVYGIEVEIRDINDNAPSFREAETELRMSEMAAPGSRFPLPEAHDPDVGPNSVQSYELSGDEHFSLAVRAGPGGDERPELVLAKALDREAAAFHELVLRASDGGEPARTGTARLRVAVLDANDNAPVFSQAEYTVRVAEDVPVGSTLVTLTATDADEGLNGDVKYSLKKASDLALEIFHLDSETGAITLLRSLDFEEGDSYELKVQAEDGGALFDTAKVAITVTDVNDNVPEISVRSALSSISEDAPSGTVVALLHVQDRDSGANGEVRCSLDGGVPFRLRSSQGSYYSVVTARELDREEVSEYNVTVRAVDGGSPALWSSAVLALRVLDVNDNAPVFAEASYSARLAENNAAGALVLTVRAWDADWGQNARVRYRLWEGRVRGAPLSSYVSVQAETGALYALRSFDYEEVREVGLWVRAEDGGAPALSSNVSVRLVIVDENDNAPQVLYPPPAAASSSSSGAGWAGVELAPRSAEAGALVAKVVAVDADAGQNAWLSYELAKATEPGLFRVGLHSGEVRTARSPLARDAARQSLVVVVKDHGRPALSATATLTVVLGESVAELLSELGSAAAAAPGEPAGRLTRWLVVAVAAVSCLFVAFLLLLLALRLRRWRRSQLLAAGSGALRGVPASHFVGIDGVRAFLHSYSHEVSLTADSRKSQLRLSAASCCDTLPARPPPDEPAPLLGEDPAGARRADPAAAPVSSSHRTCSSAASPPFPPVLCVLRREV; via the coding sequence ATGATGACCGCAGAGATGGGCTGGAGAAAAGCCGAGGCAGGAGATCCCGGCTGGGCGGGCAGCGGTGTCCCCGCGGCGACTGTCCCGGCCCCGCGAGCTGTGCGGGGCcaggcagggcgggcagcgCTCGGCAGCGGTCGGTGCCTGCAGTGTCGGGAGGAGGCTGCGGGCGCCGCTGTTGACCGAGGAGGAGCGAGAGGAAGGCCGGAGCGGTGCAGGCAGCCCCGCCCGCTGCGGCCCGGCTCGCTCGCTCGCTGGCTGCTGGCTCGGCGGGCGGGCGGTGTGCGAGCGTCCCCGCGGTGCGGAGCCGTGCTGCAGCGAGGCGCAGGggccggcggcagcggccgggAGCGGCGACCCGAAGCCGGAGCCGGAGCTGGATCGTTGGTCGGAGGCGGTGGTGCGGCGGCGATGTGTGCGGCGGGGAGGCGGTGGGGCCGGCGGGAGCGAGCCGTGCTGTGGTGCGTGCTGGGGGCGGCGTGGGGGGCGGCGTGGGGGCAGCTGCGCTACTCGGTTGCCGAGGAGATGCCGAAGGGCTCGTTCGTGGGCGACGTGGCCAAGGACCTGCGGCTGGACCTGCCAGGGCTCGGCGACCGCGGCATCCGCGTTGTCTCCGAAGGTAGGACACAGTATTTCGCTCTGCATGAGAAGACGGGACATTTAGTGACGGCGGAGAGGATCGACAGAGAGCGGCTGTGCCGTCTGATGGAGAAATGCGTGCTGCGCTGTGAGCTGATAGTGGAGGGGGAAATGCAGGTTTACGGAATCGAAGTGGAGATCAGGGACATTAACGACAACGCCCCCAGCTTCCGAGAGGCAGAAACGGAGCTGAGAATGAGCGAGATGGCAGCCCCAGGATCGCGGTTTCCCCTGCCCGAGGCTCACGACCCGGACGTGGGACCGAATTCGGTGCAGAGCTACGAGCTGAGCGGCGACGAGCACTTCTCGCTGGCCGTGCGGGCGGGCCCCGGCGGGGACGAGCGTCCCGAGCTGGTGCTGGCGAAGGCGCTGGACCGGGAGGCGGCGGCATTTCACGAGCTGGTGCTGAGGGCGAGCGACGGCGGAGAGCCGGCACGGACGGGCACGGCGAGGCTCCGCGTGGCGGTGCTGGACGCGAACGACAACGCGCCCGTGTTCAGCCAGGCGGAGTACACGGTGCGTGTGGCGGAGGACGTGCCCGTGGGCTCCACCCTCGTCACCCTCACGGCTACCGACGCCGACGAGGGGCTTAACGGGGACGTGAAATACTCGTTGAAGAAAGCGTCAGACCTGGCACTGGAAATTTTCCATCTGGACTCAGAGACGGGAGCGATCACGCTGTTGCGGAGCCTGGACTTCGAGGAAGGTGACTCCTACGAACTGAAAGTGCAGGCAGAAGACGGAGGGGCTCTTTTCGACACAGCTAAAGTTGCGATCACCGTAACAGATGTGAACGACAACGTGCCCGAGATTTCGGTGCGGTCAGCGCTGAGCTCGATCTCTGAGGACGCCCCATCGGGGACGGTGGTGGCCCTGCTGCATGTGCAGGACAGGGACTCAGGGGCAAACGGAGAGGTGCGGTGCTCCCTAGACGGGGGTGTCCCGTTCCGGCTGCGGAGCTCGCAGGGCAGCTACTACAGCGTGGTGACGGCGAGGGAGCTGGACCGGGAGGAGGTGTCGGAGTACAACGTGACGGTGCGGGCTGTGGACGGCGGGTCGCCGGCGCTGTGGAGCAGCGCGGTGCTGGCGCTGCGGGTGCTGGACGTGAACGACAACGCGCCGGTGTTCGCGGAGGCGAGCTACAGCGCCCGGCTGGCAGAGAACAACGCGGCGGGCGCGCTGGTGCTGACGGTGCGGGCGTGGGACGCGGACTGGGGGCAGAACGCGCGCGTGCGGTACCGGCTGTGGGAGGGGCGTGTGCGGGGCGCGCCGCTGTCGTCGTACGTGTCGGTGCAGGCGGAGACGGGCGCGCTGTACGCGCTGCGCTCGTTCGACTACGAGGAGGTGCGCGaggtggggctgtgggtgcgGGCGGAGGACGGCGGCGCGCCGGCGCTGAGCAGCAACGTGTCGGTGCGGCTGGTGATCGTGGACGAGAACGACAACGCGCCGCAGGTGCTGTACCCGCCGCCGGCGGCGGCGTCGTCGTCGTCGTCGGGCGCGGGCTGGGCGGGCGTGGAGCTGGCGCCGCGGTCGGCGGAGGCCGGGGCGCTGGTGGCCAAGGTGGTGGCGGTGGACGCGGACGCGGGGCAGAACGCGTGGCTGTCGTACGAGCTGGCGAAGGCGACGGAGCCGGGGCTGTTCCGCGTGGGGCTGCACAGCGGCGAGGTGCGCACGGCGCGCTCGCCGCTGGCCCGCGACGCGGCGCGGCAGAgcctggtggtggtggtgaaggaCCACGGGCGGCCGGCGCTGTCGGCCACGGCCACGCTGACGGTGGTGCTGGGCGAGAGCGTGGCCGAGCTGCTGTCGGAGCtgggcagcgcggcggcggcggcgccgggcgaGCCGGCCGGCAGGCTGACGCGGTGGCTGGTGGTGGCCGTGGCGGCCGTGTCGTGCCTCTTCGTcgccttcctgctgctgctgctggcgctgCGCCTGCGGCGCTGGCGGCGCTCGCAGCTGctggcggcgggcagcggcgccTTGCGCGGCGTCCCGGCCTCGCACTTCGTGGGCATCGACGGCGTCCGCGCCTTCCTGCACTCCTACTCGCACGAGGTGTCGCTCACCGCCGACTCGCGCAAGAGCCAGCTCCGCTTGTCGGCCGCCAGCTGCTGCGACACgctcccggcccggccgccgcccgaCGAGCCCGCGCCGCTGCTCGGGGAGGACCCTGCCGGCGCCCGCCGCGCCGaccccgccgctgccccggtGAGTTCCTCGCACCGCActtgctcctctgctgcttctccgcCCTTTCCCCCCGTGCTCTGCGTCCTGCGGAGGGAGGTTTAG
- the LOC137672727 gene encoding uncharacterized protein yields MNTDCWTESSLVKKDLRRGHRAAAVASRRLRVPLLAAAHRRWSRSRSRRSVLPPQAARSAGAGQSGSGPGSRGERRRGEQRREAAPSSLPCGGPCARCGERLEDGGQRQERGARRALARMASRQGQGRRQAGGRVLLPALLLGLWCGAAGERLRYAIPEELGRGSLVGPLARDLGLSPAELPARKLRLSAEKPYFGVSGESGELYVSERLDREELCGESASCSVSFEALVQNPLNVFYVEVAIQDVNDNSPTFSKAALDLEITELTLPGARFPLEMARDADVGSNSLLTYQLTTNPTFALAVKESPDGSKQPELVLERALDREKQSSFELVLTAVDGGDPVRSGSVQIRVNVSDANDNAPVFSKSVYEARVRENVPAASLVLRVRATDADAGSNGRVCYSFGNVPDGVRALFSVDSDSGEVRTAGPLDFEEKSKYSFSLEATDGGGLTTHCKVQIDISDENDNAPEITVLSVSSLVPEDAPVGTVVAVVKVRDRDSGENGQVSCELSGEAPLSLVASLGGSYKVVTASELDREQAAEHRVTVVARDRGSPSLSSHAELVLEVSDVNDNAPVFEEAEYSAYVAENNAAGAAVVRVLARDADAGANGRVSYWVAGGSAGAAPYVSVEARSGAVYAQRSFDYEQCREFAVPVRAQDGGAPARSSTATVRVFVLDRNDNAPRVLWPAAGAGAAVAPFEVVPRSAEAGYVVAKVVAVDADAGRNAWLSYELVQAAEPALFRVGLHSGEVRTARAVSERDAAKQRLVAVVRDHGQPALSATATLHVVLGESVQEALPELGERAAGGEAAAELQLYLVLALALLSALFLLSVALAVLARLRRAGPPAVLRCLGAQRFSVPGAAFPADFCEGTLPYSYNLCVAPGRAVAEAAWLPPPLPSVSAEELVGGEPCGKRSPSSSAGAGEPPADRDAPQGIMRNCDVVVGEGGEMEAGSEQPPMCRMTAEMGWRKAKAGDPGWAGSGAPAAPVPSPRAVRGQAGRAALGSGRCLQCREEAAGAAVDRGGARGRPERCRQPRPLRPGSLARWLLARRAGGVRASPRCGAVLRRGGGAGGSRRERRPEAGAGAGSLVGGGGAGCGAVAMCAAGRRWGRRERAVLWCVLGAAWGAAWGQLRYSVPEEMPKGSFVGDVAKDLRLDLPALRDRGLSILDKGRTQYFALHGKTGHLVTAERIDRERLCESVQQCVLRCELIVEGEMQVYGIEVEIRDINDNAPSFKDVELEERISEMAAPGSRFPLPEAHDPDSGQNSVQSYELSGDEHFSLAVRAGPGGDERPELVLAKALDRESAAFHELVLRASDGGEPARTGTARLRVAVLDANDNAPVFSQAEYTVRVAEDVPVGSTLVTLTATDTDEGMYGQVKYFLKKITEKASQIFLLDSETGAITLLRSLDFEEGDSYELVVQTRDGGELFDTAKVVVTVIDVNDNAPDMTVSSALSAISEDAPSGTVVALLHVQDRDSGPNGEVRCSIPESLPFRLEKSFEDYYRVVTARELDREEVSEYNVTVRAVDSGSPPLWSSAVLALRVLDVNDNAPVFAEASYSARLAENNAAGALVLTVRAWDADWGQNARVRYRLWEGRVRGAPLSSYVSVQAETGALYALRSFDYEEVREVGLWVRAEDGGAPALSSNVSVRLVIVDENDNAPQVLYPPPAAAVSSSGAGWAGVELAPRSAEAGALVAKVVAVDADAGQNAWLSYELAKATEPGLFRVGLHSGEVRTARSPLARDAARQSLVVVVKDHGRPALSATATLTVVLGESVAELLSELGSAAAAAPGEPAGRLTRWLVVAVAAVSCLFVAFVLLLLALRLRRWRRSQLLAAGSGALRGVPASHFVGIDGVRAFLHSYSHEVSLTADSRKSQLRLSAASCCDTLPARPPPDEPAPLLGNDPAGARRADPDAAPVSSSHRTCSSAASPPFPPVLCVLRREG; encoded by the exons atGAATACAGACTGCTGGACCGAGAGCAGCCTTGTtaagaaggacttgagg CGCGGCCATCGGGCGGCTGCGGTGGCGTCGCGGCGCCTCCGGGTGCCGCTGTTGGCCGCCGCGCACCGGCGCTGGAGCCGCAGCCGGAGCCGCCGCAGCGTCCTGCCCCCGCAGGCTGCTCGCTCGGCCGGCGCCGGGCAGAGCGGCAGCGGCCCGGGCAGCAGAGGCGAGAGGCGGCGCGGGGAGCAGCGGCGAGAGGCGGCGCCGAGCTCGCTGCCGTGCGGGGGCCCCTGCGCTCGCTGCGGAGAGCGGCTGGAGGACGGAGGGCAGCGGCAGGAGCGAGGAGCGCGGCGAGCGCTGGCGAGAATGGcgagcaggcaggggcaggggcggCGGCAAGCGGGCGGGCGAGTGCTGCTGCCCGCTTTGCTGCTGGGCTTGTggtgcggggcggcgggcgagCGGCTCCGCTACGCCATCCCcgaggagctgggcagaggctCGCTGGTGGGGCCGCTGGCGCGGGACCTGGGGCTGAGCCCGGCCGAGCTGCCGGCACGCAAGCTGCGGCTCAGCGCGGAGAAGCCCTACTTCGGCGTGAGCGGGGAGAGCGGGGAGCTGTACGTGAGCGAGAGGCTGGACCGGGAGGAGCTGTGCGGCGAGTCGGCGTCCTGCTCCGTCAGCTTCGAGGCGCTGGTGCAGAACCCGCTCAACGTTTTCTACGTCGAGGTGGCCATCCAGGACGTCAACGACAACTCCCCGACCTTCAGCAAGGCTGCTCTGGACCTCGAGATCACAGAGCTGACGCTTCCCGGTGCTCGTTTTCCGCTAGAGATGGCCCGAGACGCGGACGTGGGTAGCAACTCGCTGCTGACTTACCAGCTCACTACCAACCCGACCTTCGCTCTGGCCGTGAAGGAGAGTCCAGATGGAAGCAAGCAGCCGGAATTAGTGCTGGAGAGAGCGTTGGACCGGGAGAAGCAGAGCTCCTTTGAGCTGGTGCTGACGGCGGTGGATGGCGGGGACCCCGTGAGGTCCGGGAGTGTCCAGATTCGTGTCAACGTGTCGGACGCCAACGACAACGCGCCCGTGTTCAGCAAAAGCGTGTACGAGGCGCGAGTGCGGGAGAATGTGCCGGCGGCGTCGCTGGTGCTGCGGGTGCGGGCCACGGATGCGGACGCGGGCTCCAACGGGCGGGTGTGCTACTCGTTCGGCAACGTCCCGGACGGCGTCCGCGCGTTGTTCAGCGTCGACAGCGACAGCGGCGAGGTGAGGACGGCGGGGCCGCTCGATTTCGAGGAGAAGAGCAAATACAGCTTCAGCCTGGAGGCGACGGATGGTGGCGGGCTCACGACGCACTGCAAGGTGCAGATAGACATCAGCGACGAGAATGACAACGCTCCCGAAATCACCGTGTTGTCGGTGTCCAGCCTGGTGCCCGAGGACGCGCCGGTCGGCACGGTGGTGGCCGTGGTGAAAGTGCGGGACCGGGACTCCGGGGAGAACGGTCAGGTGTCGTGCGAGCTGTCGGGCGAGGCGCCGCTGTCGCTCGTGGCGTCGCTGGGCGGGTCGTACAAGGTGGTGACGGCGAGCGAGCTGGACCGTGAGCAGGCGGCCGAGCACCGGGTGACGGTGGTGGCCAGGGACCGGGGCAGCCCGTCGCTGTCGAGCCACGCGGAGCTGGTGCTGGAGGTGTCGGACGTGAACGACAACGCGCCGGTGTTCGAGGAGGCCGAGTACAGCGCGTACGTGGCGGAGAACAacgcggcgggcgcggcggtggTGCGCGTGCTCGCGCGGGACGCGGACGCGGGCGCCAACGGGCGCGTGAGCTACTGGGTGGCGGGCGGCAGCGCGGGCGCGGCGCCGTACGTGTCGGTGGaggcgcggagcggcgcggtGTACGCGCAGCGCTCGTTCGACTACGAGCAGTGCCGCGAGTTCGCGGTGCCGGTGCGGGCGCAGGACGGCGGGGCGCCGGCGCGGAGCTCGACGGCGACGGTGCGCGTGTTCGTGCTGGACCGCAACGACAACGCGCCGCGGGTGCTGtggccggcggcgggcgcgggagCGGCTGTGGCGCCGTTCGAGGTGGTGCCGCGGTCGGCCGAGGCCGGGTACGTGGTGGCCAAGGTGGTGGCGGTGGACGCGGACGCGGGGCGCAACGCGTGGCTGTCGTACGAGCTGGTGCAGGCGGCGGAGCCGGCGCTGTTCCGCGTGGGGCTGCACAGCGGCGAGGTGCGCACGGCGCGGGCCGTGTCGGAGCGGGACGCGGCCAAGCAGCGGCTGGTGGCCGTGGTGCGGGACCACGGGCAGCCGGCGCTGTCGGCCACGGCCACGCTGCACGTGGTGCTGGGCGAGAGCGTGCAGGAGGCGCTGCCGGAGCTGGGcgagcgggcggcgggcggcgaggcggcggcggagctGCAGTTGTACCTGGTGCTGGCGCTGGCGCTGCTCTCCGCCCTGTTCCTGCTCAGCGTGGCGCTGGCCGTGCTGGCGCGGctgcgccgggccgggccgcccgccgTCCTGCGCTGCCTGGGCGCGCAGCGCTTCTCCGTGCCCGGCGCCGCCTTCCCGGCCGACTTCTGCGAGGGCACCTTGCCCTACTCCTACAACCTGTGCGTGGCGCCGGGCCGCGCCGTGGCCGAGGCCGCTtggctgccgccgccgctgcccagCGTGTCGGCGGAGGAGCTCGTCGGCGGGGAGCCGTGCGGGAAGCGGAGCCCGAGCAGCAGCGCCGGCGCGGGAGAGCCGCCCGCGGACCGCGACGCCCCGCAG GGTATAATGAGAAATTGCGACGTGGTGGttggagaagggggagaaatgGAGGCTGGTTCAGAGCAGCCTCCGATGTGCAG GATGACCGCAGAGATGGGCTGGAGAAAAGCGAAGGCAGGAGATCCCGGCTGGGCGGGCAGCGGTGCCCCGGCGGCGCCTGTCCCGTCCCCGCGAGCTGTGCGGGGCcaggcagggcgggcagcgCTCGGCAGCGGTCGGTGCCTGCAGTGCCGGGAGGAGGCTGCGGGCGCCGCTGTTGACCGAGGAGGAGCGAGAGGAAGGCCGGAGCGGTGCAGGCAGCCCCGCCCGCTGCGGCCCGGCTCGCTCGCTCGCTGGCTGCTGGCTCGGCGAGCGGGCGGTGTGCGAGCGTCCCCGCGGTGCGGAGCCGTGCTGCGGCGAGGCGGAGGGGCCGGCGGCAGCCGCCGGGAGCGGCGACCCGAAGCCGGAGCCGGAGCTGGATCGTTGGTCGGAGGCGGTGGTGCCGGCTGTGGTGCGGTGGCGATGTGTGCGGCGGGGAGGCGGTGGGGCCGGCGGGAGCGAGCCGTGCTGTGGTGCGTGCTGGGGGCGGCGTGGGGGGCGGCGTGGGGGCAGCTGCGCTACTCGGTTCCCGAGGAGATGCCGAAGGGCTCGTTCGTGGGCGACGTGGCCAAGGACCTCCGGCTGGACCTGCCGGCGCTCCGGGATCGCGGTCTCAGCATCTTGGACAAAGGTAGGACGCAGTATTTCGCTCTGCACGGCAAGACGGGACATTTAGTGACGGCGGAGAGGATCGACAGAGAGCGGCTGTGCGAGAGTGTGCAGCAATGCGTGCTGCGCTGTGAGCTGATAGTGGAGGGGGAAATGCAGGTTTACGGAATCGAAGTGGAAATCAGGGACATTAACGACAACGCTCCCAGCTTCAAGGATGTTGAGCTGGAGGAGAGAATAAGCGAGATGGCAGCCCCGGGATCGCGGTTTCCCCTGCCCGAGGCTCACGACCCGGACTCGGGACAGAATTCGGTGCAGAGCTACGAGCTGAGCGGCGACGAGCACTTCTCGCTGGCCGTGCGGGCGGGCCCCGGCGGGGACGAGCGTCCCGAGCTGGTGCTGGCGAAGGCGCTGGACCGGGAGTCGGCGGCGTTTCACGAGCTGGTGCTGAGGGCGAGCGACGGCGGAGAGCCGGCACGGACGGGCACGGCGCGGCTCCGCGTGGCGGTGCTGGACGCGAACGACAACGCGCCCGTGTTCAGCCAGGCGGAGTACACGGTGCGTGTGGCGGAGGACGTGCCCGTGGGCTCCACCCTCGTCACCCTCACGGCCACCGACACCGACGAGGGGATGTACGGGCAGGTGAAATACTTCTTGAAGAAAATCACAGAGAAAGCCTCGCAGATTTTCCTTCTGGACTCAGAGACGGGAGCGATCACTCTGTTGCGGAGCCTGGACTTCGAGGAAGGCGACTCGTACGAACTGGTGGTGCAGACACGGGACGGAGGAGAGCTTTTCGACACGGCGAAAGTTGTGGTCACCGTAATAGACGTCAATGACAATGCGCCCGACATGACAGTATCGTCGGCACTGAGTGCGATCTCTGAGGACGCCCCATCGGGGACGGTGGTGGCCCTGCTACACGTGCAGGACCGGGACTCGGGGCCGAACGGAGAGGTGCGGTGCAGCATCCCCGAGAGCCTCCCGTTCCGGCTGGAGAAGTCCTTTGAGGACTACTACCGCGTGGTGACGGCGCGTGAGCTGGACCGGGAGGAGGTGTCGGAGTACAACGTGACGGTGAGGGCGGTGGACAGCGGGTCTCCGCCGCTGTGGAGCAGCGCGGTGCTGGCGCTGCGGGTGCTGGACGTGAACGACAACGCGCCGGTGTTCGCGGAGGCGAGCTACAGCGCCCGGCTGGCCGAGAACAACGCGGCGGGCGCGCTGGTGCTGACGGTGCGGGCGTGGGACGCGGACTGGGGGCAGAACGCGCGCGTGCGGTACCGGCTGTGGGAGGGGCGTGTGCGGGGCGCGCCGCTGTCGTCGTACGTGTCGGTGCAGGCGGAGACGGGCGCGCTGTACGCGCTGCGCTCGTTCGACTACGAGGAGGTGCGCGaggtggggctgtgggtgcgGGCGGAGGACGGCGGCGCGCCGGCGCTGAGCAGCAACGTGTCGGTGCGGCTGGTGATCGTGGACGAGAACGACAACGCGCCGCAGGTGCTGTACCcgccgccggcggcggcggtgtCGTCGTCGGGCGCGGGGTGGGCGGGCGTGGAGCTGGCGCCGCGGTCGGCGGAGGCCGGGGCGCTGGTGGCCAAGGTGGTGGCGGTGGACGCGGACGCGGGGCAGAACGCGTGGCTGTCGTACGAGCTGGCGAAGGCGACGGAGCCGGGGCTGTTCCGCGTGGGGCTGCACAGCGGCGAGGTGCGCACGGCGCGCTCGCCGCTGGCCCGCGACGCGGCGCGGCAGAgcctggtggtggtggtgaaggaCCACGGGCGGCCGGCGCTGTCGGCCACGGCCACGCTGACGGTGGTGCTGGGCGAGAGCGTGGCCGAGCTGCTGTCGGAGCtgggcagcgcggcggcggcggcgccgggcgaGCCGGCCGGCAGGCTGACGCGGTGGCTGGTGGTGGCCGTGGCGGCCGTGTCCTGCCTCTTCGTCGCCttcgtgctgctgctgctggcgctgCGCCTGCGGCGCTGGCGGCGCTCGCAGCTGctggcggcgggcagcggcgccTTGCGCGGCGTCCCGGCCTCGCACTTCGTGGGCATCGACGGCGTCCGCGCCTTCCTGCACTCCTACTCGCACGAGGTGTCGCTCACCGCCGACTCGCGCAAGAGCCAGCTCCGCTTGTCGGCCGCCAGCTGCTGCGACACgctcccggcccggccgccgcccgaCGAGCCCGCGCCGCTGCTCGGGAACGACCCTGCCGGCGCCCGCCGCGCCGACCCCGACGCTGCCCCGGTGAGTTCCTCGCACCGCActtgctcctctgctgcttctccgcCCTTTCCCCCCGTGCTCTGCGTCCTGCGGAGGGAGGGTTAG